The Oreochromis niloticus isolate F11D_XX linkage group LG2, O_niloticus_UMD_NMBU, whole genome shotgun sequence genome includes a region encoding these proteins:
- the lcp2b gene encoding lymphocyte cytosolic protein 2 → MNFSNIPSKAEVMGWNPQTLADYMRKLKLSGCDRVVTKSSIDGAQFMNMTECDLQMFPCLFVPIITKIKTEINKEEHKKASSHKSKPLKYPKQDKVFVQEEDVWESDEFDNESDDPIYEGPEHEAENYNCSVVEQQPGQDKTSEAKYKQPAAGDPAKPPRPPRGPKPPDCQREPLPDPALSQRTSKPPLPSTPRGDHILQRPLKPAVPASVHIDRSKKPGSSQKDIPKIKGSAVKDTISKFHHPKVPVPTDVSNRPSKLIPEPSIVTQSTEEYNSTPRLKKGLDSSWYGGKLTRHQAEAALREVNKDGAFVVRDSSKASVEHPFTLMLLYQDKVYNIKIRHQGNGYTLGSGLKNTKSFPGVKELITHHTHTPLQLIDATDQSHEEHPQSCLLHPTGH, encoded by the exons ATGAATTTTTCTAACATCCCCTCTAAAGCAGAGGTGATGGGATGGAATCCCCAAACTCTAGCGGACTACATGCGGAAG CTTAAACTGTCAGGCTGTGACAGAGTAGTGACAAAGAGCAGCATAGATGGAGCACAGTTTATg AATATGACAGAGTGTGACCTGCAAATGTTCCCCTGCCTCTTTGTCCC AATAATTACTAAGATAAAAACTGAAATCAACAAAGAAGAGCACAAGAAGGCTTCTAGTCACAA ATCAAAACCACTGAAGTATCCGAAACAAGATAAAG TATTTGTACAAGAAGAAGACGTTTGGGAATCTGATGAGTTT GACAATGAGAGCGATGATCCAATCTATGAGGGTCCAGAACATGAAGCAGAGAATTACAACTGCAGTGTAGTTGAGCAACAACCAGGACAGGACAAGACAAGTGAAGCAAAGTACAAGCAGCCTGCCGCTGGAGACCCAGCGAAGCCTCCAAGACCCCCCCGAGGGCCAAAACCTCCAGACTGTCAAAGAG AGCCTCTTCCTGATCCAGCACTCTCTCAAAGAACCTCCAAACCTCCACTGCCATCAACCCCAAGGGGGGATCACATCCTCCAAAGACCGTTAAAACCAGCAG tGCCTGCCAGTGTGCACATAGACCGGAGCAAGAAGCCTGGATCATCCCAGAAAGACATTCCAAAAATAA AGGGCAGTGCTGTAAAGGATACTATCAGCAAATTTCATCATCCAAAGGTGCCTGTGCCTACTGATGTGTCCAATAG GCCAAGTAAATTAATTCCAGAACCTTCAATAGTGACACAATCTACTGAAGAATACAATTCGACACCAAGactaaaaaag GGCTTGGATTCCAGCTGGTATGGAGGAAAGTTGACAAGACACCAAGCTGAAGCTGCTCTTCGGGAGGTCAACAAG GATGGTGCCTTTGTGGTGAGGGACAGCTCTAAAGCCTCAGTCGAGCACCCCTTCACCCTGATGCTGCTGTATCAAGACAAGGTTTACAACATTAAGATCCGTCACCAAGGCAACGGCTACACTCTCGGCAGTGGCCTCAAAAACACCAAG AGTTTCCCTGGGGTGAAGGAGCTGATTacccatcacacacacaccccactgCAGCTCATTGATGCCACAGACCAGAGTCATGAAGAGCATCCCCAGAGTTGTCTGCTGCACCCTACGGGACATTGA
- the LOC100705148 gene encoding protein Wnt-8, whose amino-acid sequence MKMAQSIFWLLFVSCRINPGYAWVASNFLMTGSKDYLTYAKSVQVGTQIGVEECKRQFAWDRWNCPDSATQLKGLKRATRETAFVHAISSAGVMYTLTRNCSLGELENCGCDGPKNGKLGGRGWLWGGCSANVEFGERISKEYVDAEETGQDSRAAVNLHNNAAGRLAVKDTMTRICRCHGMSESCSVKTCWTQLSDFRAVGNYLRIKYSHAEKLDIDQKRMNTGNSADIQGAITDALGSIAQSELIYLQDSPDYCRKNASLGAHGTEGRECLLHGQGLTQGERRSCRRLCHECGLRVEEKRTEVMSSCNCKFHWCCKVHCEDCAHVTVKHVCARKDGGDGRRRDRGPK is encoded by the exons ATGAAGATGGCGCAATCAattttttggctgctgtttgtTTCGTGTAGAATCAATCCTGGATACGCTTG GGTCGCAAGCAATTTTCTGATGACGGGGTCAAAG GACTATCTCACCTACGCAAAGAGCGTGCAGGTGGGCACACAGATTGGAGTCGAGGAGTGCAAACGCCAGTTTGCCTGGGATCGATGGAACTGCCCCGACAGCGCAACCCAGCTTAAAGGACTGAAACGAG CCACCAGAGAAACGGCTTTCGTTCATGCTATCAGTTCAGCAGGGGTCATGTACACTCTGACCAGGAACTGCAGTCTTGGTGAACTCGAAAACTGTGGCTGCGATGGTCCAAAGAACGGAAAGCTTG GCGGTCGCGGATGGTTGTGGGGCGGCTGCAGTGCTAACGTGGAGTTTGGAGAGAGGATTTCCAAAGAGTACGTGGATGCGGAAGAGACGGGTCAGGACTCTAGGGCTGCTGTCAACCTCCACAACAACGCGGCTGGCCGACTG GCCGTAAAAGACACAATGACGCGTATCTGCAGATGCCACGGAATGTCTGAGAGCTGCAGTGTCAAAACCTGCTGGACACAGCTGTCCGATTTCAGAGCCGTGGGCAATTACTTGAGGATCAAGTACAGTCACGCTGAAAAACTGGACATCGACCAAAAGCGCATGAATACCGGTAACAGCGCGGACATCCAAGGTGCCATCACGGACGCGCTCGGCAGCATCGCTCAGTCAGAGCTCATCTACCTACAAGACTCTCCAGACTACTGCAGAAAGAACGCCAGCTTGGGGGCGCACGGCACGGAGGGCAGGGAGTGTCTGCTGCACGGACAGGGCTTGACGCAAGGGGAAAGAAGGAGCTGCCGCAGGCTGTGTCACGAATGCGGCCTGAGAGTGGAAGAAAAGCGCACGGAGGTGATGAGTAGCTGTAACTGCAAATTCCACTGGTGCTGTAAGGTGCACTGCGAGGACTGCGCCCACGTTACAGTCAAACACGTGTGCGCCAGGAAGGACGGTGGGGATGGAAGACGAAGAGATCGTGGACCCAAATGA
- the LOC100704879 gene encoding protein Wnt-8a isoform X1, with amino-acid sequence MNNFLMTGPKAYLTYASSVQVGAQSGIRECKRQFALEKWNCPENTRSLSPHNGLRSATRETSFVHAISAAGVMYTLTKNCTAGDFDNCGCDDSKIGQPGGAGWIWGGCSDNVAFGEKISKQFVDALEDGHDSRAAVNLHNNEAGRLAIKATMRKACKCHGVSGSCTIQTCWMQMADFREVGNYLKMKYKHAKELEMDKKAARAGNSADNRDAVTHTFLSVATTELIYLESSPNYCVKNQTLGLHGTEGRECFKEDKNMSQWEKNSCRRLCNECGLKVVKKRTEVFTSCNCKFHWCCTVKCEKCKRVVAKYFCAHKSGKKKNKKGRNSAHQQ; translated from the exons ATGAATAATTTCTTGATGACTGGACCTAAG GCCTATCTGACCTATGCCAGCAGTGTGCAAGTGGGCGCACAGAGTGGGATACGAGAGTGTAAACGCCAATTCGCTTTGGAGAAGTGGAACTGTCCAGAGAACACGCGTTCCTTGTCCCCACATAACGGCCTGCGGAGTG ccACAAGGGAAACTTCTTTCGTCCATGCCATCAGCGCTGCCGGAGTGATGTACACGCTCACTAAGAACTGTACAGCTGGGGACTTTGACAACTGCGGCTGCGATGACTCCAAAATTGGACAGCCAG GCGGTGCAGGGTGGATTTGGGGAGGATGCAGTGACAATGTGGCTTTTGGGGAGAAGATCTCAAAACAGTTTGTGGATGCGCTGGAAGATGGGCATGACTCGCGCGCAGCGGTCAACTTGCATAACAACGAGGCAGGCAGACTG GCAATCAAAGCAACCATGAGGAAAGCCTGCAAATGTCACGGAGTATCTGGAAGCTGCACCATCCAAACCTGTTGGATGCAGATGGCCGATTTCAGAGAAGTGGGTAACTACTTGAAGATGAAGTACAAACATGCAAAGGAACTGGAAATGGACAAGAAAGCGGCGAGAGCAGGGAACAGCGCTGACAACCGAGACGCAGTCACGCACACTTTTTTGAGCGTCGCTACAACGGAACTCATTTACCTGGAGAGTTCTCCAAATTACTGCGTCAAGAACCAGACCCTCGGACTCCACGGTACAGAGGGACGGGAGTGCTTTAAGGAGGACAAGAACATGTCCCAGTGGGAGAAAAATAGCTGCCGCAGATTGTGCAATGAATGCGGCCTGAAAGTGGTGAAGAAGCGCACAGAGGTTTTCACCAGCTGCAACTGCAAATTTCACTGGTGTTGCACAGTCAAGTGTGAAAAATGCAAGCGAGTTGTAGCAAAATATTTTTGTGCGCACAAaagtgggaagaaaaagaacaaaaaaggcaGGAACAGTGCGCATCAACAGTGA
- the foxi3b gene encoding forkhead box protein I3-B — protein MSSFEAQSQSPPRCGPQFPSLGQEPPELSMYGDCYYPPPSLPSPQRTTPTTYEISDYTSSSSNPYLWFNSSGINTSPYLATTGPPGNPGPPFVPQHYGMQRPYLGPPGAGGPGGELSWFSLPSQEDLMKLVRPPYSYSALIAMAIHGAPDKRLTLSQIYQYVADNFPFYNKSKAGWQNSIRHNLSLNDCFKKVPRDEDDPGKGNYWTLDPNCEKMFDNGNFRRKRKRKSDSLSSGDGSSGPPESGDSERASPKHSSNPGLNMSPAADRIPSPSLSGPGPCLSSFLSEMSGVSTGGTNEVGGSGLSRPLQMNVPIDGPHRPTQPGSFSTYSANSSGSEWVPQVPAPPALSSSPSHSSLGYTSPILNQYNGSNSHFYPTLSSTGVIYHREGTEV, from the exons ATGTCTTCATTTGAGGCCCAGAGTCAGTCTCCTCCTCGATGTGGCCCACAGTTTCCGAGCCTCGGCCAGGAGCCCCCTGAACTCAGCATGTACGGCGACTGTTACTATCCTCCTCCTTCACTGCCAAGTCCTCAGCGCACTACTCCTACCACCTATGAGATAAGTGACTACACCAGCTCCTCTTCAAACCCTTACCTATGGTTTAACAGCTCTGGGATCAACACATCGCCGTACCTGGCTACCACCGGCCCGCCAGGTAATCCCGGCCCTCCGTTTGTTCCTCAGCACTATGGCATGCAGAGGCCTTACCTGGGTCCACCTGGTGCTGGCGGTCCAGGAGGGGAACTGAGCTGGTTCTCCCTCCCTTCACAAGAAGACTTGATGAAGCTGGTTCGCCCCCCTTACTCCTACTCTGCTCTCATCGCCATGGCTATCCATGGAGCACCAGACAAGAGACTGACGCTGAGTCAAATTTATCAGTACGTCGCTGATAATTTCCCTTTCTACAACAAGAGCAAAGCGGGCTGGCAGAACTCTATCAGACACAACCTGTCCCTTAATGACTGCTTCAAAAAAGTGCCAAGAGATGAGGATGACCCAG GTAAGGGCAACTACTGGACACTTGACCCAAACTGTGAAAAGATGTTCGACAATGGAAACTTCCGTcgcaaaagaaagagaaagtctGATTCTCTGTCCAGTGGAGATGGCAGTTCAGGGCCTCCAGAATCAGGTGACAGCGAGAGGGCCAGCCCTAAACACTCCAGCAACCCCGGCCTAAACATGTCGCCCGCAGCGGACAGGATTCCCTCACCTTCACTGTCAGGTCCCGGGCCGTGCCTGAGCAGCTTCTTATCTGAAATGTCTGGAGTCTCCACTGGGGGAACAAATGAGGTGGGAGGTAGTGGGTTGAGCAGGCCGCTGCAGATGAACGTTCCTATAGATGGGCCACATAGACCCACGCAGCCAGGAAGCTTTAGTACCTACTCGGCCAACTCCAGTGGTTCAGAGTGGGTACCACAAGTTCCAGCTCCACCTGCACTCTCCTCTTCACCCAGCCACTCCTCGCTAGGTTACACTAGCCCCATTCTCAATCAGTACAATGGCTCCAACAGTCATTTTTATCCTACACTGAGTTCTACAGGTGTCATCTATCATCGTGAGGGCACAGAGGTTTAG
- the syce3 gene encoding synaptonemal complex central element protein 3, with translation MADSSARSELPRISDDDKLEMNKELERMIEDVESMSAHLTWMAYDMVALRTSPELGASMQKLKEAYLKCRAAVCGDPDQESQIDKYAETAVTTLSQM, from the exons ATGGCCGATTCGTCCGCTCGCTCCGAGCTTCCACGCATCAGCGACGACGACAAGTTGGAGATGAACAAGGAATTGGAGAGGATGATTGAAGACGTTGAGAGTATGTCAG CGCACCTGACCTGGATGGCCTATGATATGGTGGCACTGCGGACTAGTCCGGAGCTGGGAGCCTCTATGCAAAAGCTGAAGGAAGCTTATCTCAAATGTAGAGCTGCTGTCTGCGGAGACCCTGACCAGGAGTCACAGATTGACAAATATGCTGAGACTGCTGTCACAACACTTTCTCAGATGTGA
- the LOC100704879 gene encoding protein Wnt-8a isoform X2: protein MHILCINNYHQSLGTTGEFVCVASLKCTYAPTVPICPWEAPANVVDAFHSKMLLAGQICLSKGARPYKYHERRVGQQTSVASFFSWRSHLEYVTLASAWNTHAMQPMNFSTVLVLFLCCVFQLSSAWTMNNFLMTGPKAYLTYASSVQVGAQSGIRECKRQFALEKWNCPENTRSLSPHNGLRSATRETSFVHAISAAGVMYTLTKNCTAGDFDNCGCDDSKIGQPGGAGWIWGGCSDNVAFGEKISKQFVDALEDGHDSRAAVNLHNNEAGRLAIKATMRKACKCHGVSGSCTIQTCWMQMADFREVGNYLKMKYKHAKELEMDKKAARAGNSADNRDAVTHTFLSVATTELIYLESSPNYCVKNQTLGLHGTEGRECFKEDKNMSQWEKNSCRRLCNECGLKVVKKRTEVFTSCNCKFHWCCTVKCEKCKRVVAKYFCAHKSGKKKNKKGRNSAHQQ, encoded by the exons ATGCATATactttgtattaataattaCCATCAGAGCCTGGGAACAACAGGTGAATTCGTCTGCGTTGCTTCTTTGAAGTGCACTTATGCACCGACAGTTCCTATTTGTCCATGGGAAGCCCCAGCCAATGTCGTTGACGCATTTCACAGTAAAATGTTACTTGCTGGACAAATCTGTCTGTCAAAGGGGGCACGACCATATAAATATCATGAGCGCCGAGTAGGGCAACAAACTTCAGTCGCCTCCTTCTTTTCTTGGCGCTCACATCTGGAATACGTCACACTGGCCTCTGCTTGGAATACACACGCTATGCAACCAATGAATTTCTCTACAGTCTTGGTTCTGTTCCTGTGCTGTGTTTTTCAGCTGTCGTCTGCTTg GACCATGAATAATTTCTTGATGACTGGACCTAAG GCCTATCTGACCTATGCCAGCAGTGTGCAAGTGGGCGCACAGAGTGGGATACGAGAGTGTAAACGCCAATTCGCTTTGGAGAAGTGGAACTGTCCAGAGAACACGCGTTCCTTGTCCCCACATAACGGCCTGCGGAGTG ccACAAGGGAAACTTCTTTCGTCCATGCCATCAGCGCTGCCGGAGTGATGTACACGCTCACTAAGAACTGTACAGCTGGGGACTTTGACAACTGCGGCTGCGATGACTCCAAAATTGGACAGCCAG GCGGTGCAGGGTGGATTTGGGGAGGATGCAGTGACAATGTGGCTTTTGGGGAGAAGATCTCAAAACAGTTTGTGGATGCGCTGGAAGATGGGCATGACTCGCGCGCAGCGGTCAACTTGCATAACAACGAGGCAGGCAGACTG GCAATCAAAGCAACCATGAGGAAAGCCTGCAAATGTCACGGAGTATCTGGAAGCTGCACCATCCAAACCTGTTGGATGCAGATGGCCGATTTCAGAGAAGTGGGTAACTACTTGAAGATGAAGTACAAACATGCAAAGGAACTGGAAATGGACAAGAAAGCGGCGAGAGCAGGGAACAGCGCTGACAACCGAGACGCAGTCACGCACACTTTTTTGAGCGTCGCTACAACGGAACTCATTTACCTGGAGAGTTCTCCAAATTACTGCGTCAAGAACCAGACCCTCGGACTCCACGGTACAGAGGGACGGGAGTGCTTTAAGGAGGACAAGAACATGTCCCAGTGGGAGAAAAATAGCTGCCGCAGATTGTGCAATGAATGCGGCCTGAAAGTGGTGAAGAAGCGCACAGAGGTTTTCACCAGCTGCAACTGCAAATTTCACTGGTGTTGCACAGTCAAGTGTGAAAAATGCAAGCGAGTTGTAGCAAAATATTTTTGTGCGCACAAaagtgggaagaaaaagaacaaaaaaggcaGGAACAGTGCGCATCAACAGTGA
- the gabrp gene encoding gamma-aminobutyric acid receptor subunit pi isoform X2, translating into MSANLLLIVLLTFTQGSCAFHSNHWGEWNDSQLLPTIQKLMKGYNRYLRPNFNEGPVEIGMSLDIASIDAISEINMDYTATIFLRQRWRDSRLMFPGNESVSVDGRLVSLLWIPDTFIPDSKRSFLHDVTVENRLIRIFSNGTVLYALRITATIACNMDLTKYPMDRQVCTLQLESWGYNLQDVVFYWTRGNDSVKGLDTLRLAQYSVESYYTSVSEAVYETGNYPKLVLHFALRRNVLFFILETYVPSILLVVLSWVSFWISQSSVPARTCIGVTTVLTMTTLMMGARTSLPNANCFIKAIDVYLGICFTFIFGALLEYACAHFYTMQHQTIEDLYRVSNILAHNHDTDGKNGKILCYCKHQSICLSAHVTGPSEGAQ; encoded by the exons ATGTCTGCCAACCTGTTACTCATCGTCCTCCTGACCTTTACGCAGGG GAGCTGTGCATTCCATAGCAACCACTGGGGTGAATGGAACGACTCCCAGCTTCTGCCAACAATACAAAAGCTCATGAAAGGCTATAACCGCTACCTCAGACCTAATTTCAATG AGGGCCCAGTGGAAATTGGAATGAGCCTTGATATCGCCAGCATTGATGCCATCTCTGAAATCAATATG GACTACACAGCGACAATCTTCCTCCGTCAGCGCTGGCGTGATTCCAGACTGATGTTCCCCGGTAATGAGAGCGTGAGCGTGGACGGTCGCCTGGTGTCACTGCTCTGGATCCCCGACACTTTCATCCCAGACTCCAAGCGCTCCTTCCTGCACGATGTCACCGTGGAAAACCGCCTCATACGCATCTTCAGCAACGGAACTGTTCTCTATGCTCTTCG CATCACAGCTACGATCGCCTGCAACATGGATCTGACTAAGTACCCCATGGACAGACAGGTGTGCACCCTGCAGCTGGAGAGCT GGGGGTATAACCTACAGGATGTGGTCTTCTACTGGACTAGAGGAAATGATTCAGTGAAGGGTTTGGACACACTGCGGCTGGCTCAGTACAGTGTGGAGAGCTACTACACATCAGTGTCAGAGGCTGTGTACGAAACAG GAAATTACCCCAAGCTGGTGCTGCATTTTGCACTGCGCAGAAACGTGCTCTTCTTCATCTTGGAGACATATGTTCCCTCCATTCTGTTGGTGGTTCTGTCCTGGGTCTCTTTCTGGATCAGCCAGTCCTCTGTACCAGCTAGGACCTGCATTG GAGTGACAACAGTGCTGACGATGACAACTCTGATGATGGGTGCCCGCACTTCCCTGCCCAATGCCAACTGTTTTATAAAGGCCATAGATGTTTATTTGGGCATCTGTTTCACCTTCATTTTTGGCGCGCTGTTGGAGTATGCCTGCGCTCATTTTTACACCATGCAGCACCAGACCATCGAGGATTTATACCGGGTGAGCAACATCTTGGCACATAACCATGATACAGATGGCAAAAATGGAAAGATTCTCTGTTACTGTAAACATCAATCCATCTGCTTATCTGCCCATGTAACAGGACCTTCTGAGGGAGCTCAGTGA
- the gabrp gene encoding gamma-aminobutyric acid receptor subunit pi isoform X1, with translation MSANLLLIVLLTFTQGSCAFHSNHWGEWNDSQLLPTIQKLMKGYNRYLRPNFNEGPVEIGMSLDIASIDAISEINMDYTATIFLRQRWRDSRLMFPGNESVSVDGRLVSLLWIPDTFIPDSKRSFLHDVTVENRLIRIFSNGTVLYALRITATIACNMDLTKYPMDRQVCTLQLESWGYNLQDVVFYWTRGNDSVKGLDTLRLAQYSVESYYTSVSEAVYETGNYPKLVLHFALRRNVLFFILETYVPSILLVVLSWVSFWISQSSVPARTCIGVTTVLTMTTLMMGARTSLPNANCFIKAIDVYLGICFTFIFGALLEYACAHFYTMQHQTIEDLYRDLLRELSESNGNGSIPIVSSSQPNQSVEIGSTAEDSTEQSANSNTKNHVGTKEKAPNQGCGLSSVRDASRKAASVFIVENPHNIDRYARTVFPTAFLFVNVLYWLYYLFL, from the exons ATGTCTGCCAACCTGTTACTCATCGTCCTCCTGACCTTTACGCAGGG GAGCTGTGCATTCCATAGCAACCACTGGGGTGAATGGAACGACTCCCAGCTTCTGCCAACAATACAAAAGCTCATGAAAGGCTATAACCGCTACCTCAGACCTAATTTCAATG AGGGCCCAGTGGAAATTGGAATGAGCCTTGATATCGCCAGCATTGATGCCATCTCTGAAATCAATATG GACTACACAGCGACAATCTTCCTCCGTCAGCGCTGGCGTGATTCCAGACTGATGTTCCCCGGTAATGAGAGCGTGAGCGTGGACGGTCGCCTGGTGTCACTGCTCTGGATCCCCGACACTTTCATCCCAGACTCCAAGCGCTCCTTCCTGCACGATGTCACCGTGGAAAACCGCCTCATACGCATCTTCAGCAACGGAACTGTTCTCTATGCTCTTCG CATCACAGCTACGATCGCCTGCAACATGGATCTGACTAAGTACCCCATGGACAGACAGGTGTGCACCCTGCAGCTGGAGAGCT GGGGGTATAACCTACAGGATGTGGTCTTCTACTGGACTAGAGGAAATGATTCAGTGAAGGGTTTGGACACACTGCGGCTGGCTCAGTACAGTGTGGAGAGCTACTACACATCAGTGTCAGAGGCTGTGTACGAAACAG GAAATTACCCCAAGCTGGTGCTGCATTTTGCACTGCGCAGAAACGTGCTCTTCTTCATCTTGGAGACATATGTTCCCTCCATTCTGTTGGTGGTTCTGTCCTGGGTCTCTTTCTGGATCAGCCAGTCCTCTGTACCAGCTAGGACCTGCATTG GAGTGACAACAGTGCTGACGATGACAACTCTGATGATGGGTGCCCGCACTTCCCTGCCCAATGCCAACTGTTTTATAAAGGCCATAGATGTTTATTTGGGCATCTGTTTCACCTTCATTTTTGGCGCGCTGTTGGAGTATGCCTGCGCTCATTTTTACACCATGCAGCACCAGACCATCGAGGATTTATACCGG GACCTTCTGAGGGAGCTCAGTGAGTCTAATGGAAATGGCTCAATCCCCATCGTCAGCTCCAGCCAACCAAATCAGTCCGTGGAGATCGGCTCCACCGCAGAGGACTCCACGGAGCAGTCAGCAAACAGCAACACCAAGAACCACGTGGGAACAAAAGAGAAGGCGCCAAATCAGGGCTGCGGCTTGTCATCAGTGAGAGATGCATCACGTAAGGCGGCATCTGTCTTCATCGTGGAAAATCCGCACAACATTGATCGCTATGCCCGCACAGTTTTCCCCACAGCATTCCTCTTTGTCAATGTCCTGTACTGGCTTTATTATCTCTTTCTGTAA